Part of the Fodinicola acaciae genome is shown below.
GCCAGACGACGGTTGGATCTCGACTCTCATCCACGTGGGACTTCGAAACAGACCTTAGTGTCCCGAGTCGCAAATTCGTCACTTATCTCGGCGCCCAGACGGCGACTGAGCGCACCGGAAAGGCGCCCGAATACGCCCGGTATGAGGCCGCTTTCCGGCACACTCAGTCACCGTCTGGATCCGCGAGCTCAGCAACGAATTTCAAGCTCGGGACGCTAGAGCCGGCGCAGCACCGTGACCACGCGGCCGAGGATGGTCGCCTGGTCGCCCGGGATCGGCTCGTACGCCGGGTTGTGCGGGATCAACCAGACGTGGCCCTCGCGCCGGCGGAACGTCTTCACCGTCGCCTCGCCGTCGATCATCGCCGCGACCACGTCGCCGTTCTCGGCCACCGGCTGCTGGCGCACCACGACCCAGTCGCCGTCGCAGATCGCCGCCTCGATCATCGAGTCGCCGGCCACCTTGAGCAGGAACAGCTCGCCGTCGCCGACGATCTCGCGGGGCAGCGGGAACACGTCCTCGATGGCCTGCTCGGCCAGGATCGGGCCGCCGGCGGCGATCCGGCCGACCACCGGCACGTACGTCGGCGTCGGCTTGCTGTCGGTGTCGGTGTCCGCGCCGGCCACCGCGGCCAGCTCCGGGCCGCGTACGTCCACCGCGCGCGGCCGGTTGGGGTCGCGGCGCAGGAAACCCTTGCGCTGCAACGCGGACAGCTGGTGCGCCACGCTGGACGGCGACGCCAGCCCGACCGCGTCGCCGATCTCCCGCACGCTCGGCGGATAGCCGCGGCGCTCCACCGAGTCGCGGATCACCGCGAGGATGCGGTGCTGGCGCGGCGTGAGGCCGGCCGGGTCCGGCGGGCCGTCCGGGAAGGTGCGTACGGTCGCGGTGCCGGCGTCCGTGCCTTTGGCGGCGCTGTCTTTCCCCTTGCCTTTCGCCGGGCCCTTCACCGCGGCCTTCTCGGGCTTGCCGCGGCCTCCCTTACCCGTGGCCCGTGTCTCGTTCGCCACCGCTTTCCTCCGCTCCTCGCATCTGCCGGTCCGTCGCCACCGATGGGTCCACCGGCCGCAAGCCGGTGGCATCACGCGCTGGCCGGCGGTGCCCCGGAGGACATCGCGGACCGCGGTCACCGGCTCGATGGCTGCCGGCAGGCCCGACGCTAGCCACCCGCACCGACAATTTCAAACATCTGTTCGAAGACACGCCGAGCCGAACTCGATTTTGTCGTACCCACCTGATAGACATACGAACAGCTGTTCTATCGAACGTGCGTTCGGAAGCTCAGGGTGGAGTGAGAAGGATGACCGACATGGCGACAGGCATCGGCACCGCGACGCTGGCTGGGCGCGCGGGCCTACGGACTTCACTGTGTGCGGCGGAGCGGCGGGGGGCCAGCACGGCGGCGGGTGACACGGCTGGCATGGAGGAGGACCTGATGGGTTCCGGCAAGACGTTGGCTCCGGTGATCGAGCTCTATCCGGATCGGCCGGTCGAGGAGCGCGAGCTGCTCACCGCGGAGGAGTGGCGGATCAGGCAACAGACGATGATGCGGCATCCGGCCGGCAAGAACCGCACGGTCGTGCCGATGCGGCAGCGCCGGTCGACGCTGCGGCTGACCAGGCGCGGCCGGATCGTGCTGGTCGTCCTGCTGGTGCTGGCCGCGGCCGGCATCGCGTTCTGGTCGGCGCGCGCGATGGCGGCGCCGGAGCGGCCGGCGCAGTCGGTGGTCAGCGTGGTGGTCCAGCCCGGCCAGTCGCTGTGGTCGATCGCCGAGGCGTACGACCCGTCCCGCAACCCGCGCGATGTCATCCGCGACATCCAGCGCCTCAACGACCTGGACGGCACCACCCTGCTGCCCGGCCACCGCCTCGTCATGCCATCCCACGCCACCTGACCCTGCCTGCTTCCCTGGCTGGCCGGCCCCCACGGGCCGGCCAGTTTTGTATGGGTCGTACACCTGGGTCCGAATGTGACCTTGTGGACCGGTTTCGCCGGGAAAGCGGTCAACAAGGTGACATTCGGATGCCGGATCCGCTGTCCGACTGTCACCCGCCGACCTAAAACCGCAGGTCAAGCCACCGCAGACGACGCGATCGGAATCCGATTGGGTCGTCTGTCGCCGTGGGGCGGAACTGTCGTACCCCGGTGGGACTCTGGAGCCGTACGGGCGGCGTGGCGGGGAGGCGAAACCTGGCCAGGCCGTGCGTACGCGGCGTGTCGCGTCCCGAATGTCCGGTGTGTTGCGCGTGTCAACACTTGCGGTTCCGGTTCTCGAGGCATAGCCTTCAAACCCAACATCTAGTAGTTACAACCGTGTAAGTCATCCACAGGTAGTGGAGAGTTACACACAGCTTCTGCACAAGCTGTCCACACGCTCATACACAGGCGGGTGGGCGGGTACGAGGGGACAAGGGGGTTCGCCGTGCGGTGTCCGTACTGCCGGCATCCGGAGTCGCGGGTGGTCGACTCACGGGAGGCCGACGAGGGTGCGGCGATCCGCCGCCGGCGCTCGTGCCAGGAGTGCGGACGGCGGTTCACCACGGTCGAGGAGGCCGTGCTGGCGGTGGTCAAGCGCAGCGGCGCGAGCGAGCCGTTCAGCCGCAACAAGATCATCAACGGCGTACGGCGGGCCTGCCAGGGCCGGCCGGTCGACGACGACGCGCTGGCGCTGCTGGCTCAGCGCGTCGAGGACTCGGTACGCGCCACTGGCAGCGCCGAGATCAACTCGCACGACGTGGGGCTGGCGATCCTCGGCCCACTGCGTGAGCTGGACGAGGTCGCCTACCTGCGGTTCGCCAGCGTCTACCGGGGATTCGACTCGCTGGACGACTTCGAGAGCGAGATCGCCGCGCTGCGTTCGGAGCGGGACGAGCAGCGCGACCAGCAGCGTGAGACCGGACCGCCGGCGCCGCGGCAACCGGAGACAGTCAGCAGCAAGGGTGCGGCTCGGTGAGCCGCGACAGGCAGAGCGCCGGCGATGGGGGACAGGGCCTGGCCGGCGTCAGGGGCAGATTCCAGCGTAGGAAAGCAGGGGGAAACGTCATGACCGAGGCGGTCGAAGCGGCGACCAACAGCGCGCCGGAGCGTAAACGGCGTGCCAAGGGGTTGAAGATCGAGCGGCTCTACACCACCGCCGGTGTGCATCCGTACGACGAGGTGACCTGGGAGCGTCGCGACGTCGTGATGACCAACTGGCGGGACGGCTCGGTCAACTTCGAGCAGCGCGGTGTCGAGTTTCCCGACTTCTGGTCGCTGAACGCCGTCAACATCGTGACCAGCAAATACTTCCGCGGCGCGGTCGGCACGCCGCAGCGCGAGTCGAGCCTGCGCGAGCTGATCGACCGGGTGGTGCTCACGTACGGCAAGGCCGGTCGCCAGCACGGCTACTTCGCGACCGACGCCGACGCGGAGGTGTTCGAGCACGAGCTGACCTGGATGCTGCTGCACCAGGTGTTCAGCTTCAACTCGCCGGTCTGGTTCAACGTCGGCACGTCCTCGCCGCAGCAGGTGAGTGCGTGTTTCATCCTGTCGGTCGACGACTCGATGGAGTCGATCCTCAACTGGTACAAGGAGGAGGGCCGGATCTTCAAGGGTGGTTCCGGCGCCGGCCTCAACCTGTCGCGGATCCGTTCCTCGAAGGAGCTGCTGTCCTCCGGTGGTACGGCCTCCGGTCCGGTCTCCTTCATGCGCGGCGCCGACGCGAGTGCCGGCACGATCAAGTCCGGCGGTGCGACGCGGCGCGCGGCGAAGATGGTCGTACTCGACGTCGACCACCCCGACATCGAGGAGTTCATCGAGACCAAGGCGCGCGAGGAGGACAAGATCCGCGCGCTGCGCGACGCCGGCTTCGACATGGAGCTCGGCGGCAAGGACATCACCTCCGTCCAATACCAGAACGCCAACAACTCGGTGCGGGTCTCCGACGAGTTCATGAAGGCGGTCGAGGACGGCGGCGACTTCGCGCTCCGCGCGCGCACCGACGGCAGTGTCGTCGAGACGGTCGACGCGAAGAAGCTGTTCGGCAAGATGGCGCAGGCGGCGTGGGAATGCGCCGACCCGGGTGTCCAGTACGACGACACCATCAACGA
Proteins encoded:
- a CDS encoding LysM peptidoglycan-binding domain-containing protein, translating into MATGIGTATLAGRAGLRTSLCAAERRGASTAAGDTAGMEEDLMGSGKTLAPVIELYPDRPVEERELLTAEEWRIRQQTMMRHPAGKNRTVVPMRQRRSTLRLTRRGRIVLVVLLVLAAAGIAFWSARAMAAPERPAQSVVSVVVQPGQSLWSIAEAYDPSRNPRDVIRDIQRLNDLDGTTLLPGHRLVMPSHAT
- the nrdR gene encoding transcriptional regulator NrdR, which gives rise to MRCPYCRHPESRVVDSREADEGAAIRRRRSCQECGRRFTTVEEAVLAVVKRSGASEPFSRNKIINGVRRACQGRPVDDDALALLAQRVEDSVRATGSAEINSHDVGLAILGPLRELDEVAYLRFASVYRGFDSLDDFESEIAALRSERDEQRDQQRETGPPAPRQPETVSSKGAAR
- the lexA gene encoding transcriptional repressor LexA: MKGPAKGKGKDSAAKGTDAGTATVRTFPDGPPDPAGLTPRQHRILAVIRDSVERRGYPPSVREIGDAVGLASPSSVAHQLSALQRKGFLRRDPNRPRAVDVRGPELAAVAGADTDTDSKPTPTYVPVVGRIAAGGPILAEQAIEDVFPLPREIVGDGELFLLKVAGDSMIEAAICDGDWVVVRQQPVAENGDVVAAMIDGEATVKTFRRREGHVWLIPHNPAYEPIPGDQATILGRVVTVLRRL